One genomic segment of Drosophila melanogaster chromosome 3L includes these proteins:
- the GAPcenA gene encoding GTPase activating protein and centrosome-associated, isoform A, with protein sequence MRFPCTLFTPKSEETLDDASSSNRVGHSVFYDCIDASPACVEEKQDAMKPEKGDTTDEEVSEIDQGCTIFSGVTYLGAANINAPKSETEVYRIMGELNSGSKSVGLKITVSIPNCSEGLVVLHDAESNTIIATYEISSIILYYRGPVDTVENGCFAFTWLHGDALFQCHVFRCHIPEAVNQVSACFQKAFQTYPPSMSCSLNSAVDMANSVTSDVSGNPLNTAGYEFIVSLEIRERVAKNSYAAVPRDRGCFKLRANTDKEVCITVKQTPSNVLQPLHIERCFGVLVAPGKLVVQKDMHLIDMHSMGYIQPGGTGVATESDSNAQQSSSWPYTIRAEWKAQEKAFEQLNLESSKTNLTVAVDIVMRRIQEPVRFVIETPVTIQSASEMRIMDHFMSKRPMTLRFYLHLKRTEESNWKVNSIDPSEEITEQPGHQQSSSLLKMGMNNLSRIVRSSSIASIEDDCPSDYSSDGDEPLLSGTGEVSKDCSQDTLDEWDPILREWDSEKRPKNLAPLVRLGVPEALREKIWQKLANVEGRMEMNDKYKILITKETKCETVIQRDIHRTFPAHKCFKEIGGSGQDALFKVSKAYAVHDSEVGYCQGLSFIAASLLLHMPEEDAFCVLVALMYDYGLRDLYKAGFEVLYLRLYQLERLIKDQLPKLHEHFTACGIETHMYASQWFLTLYTARFPLCFVFHVLDVFLLDGLPVLFQVAVTLLSICESDLRQLDFEGILKYFRVTLPKKCRSSSQARKVMKQACERKIKKLKQYEEEFLLKKQHKERLEKEAQIYENRFGEERRKMQAEIDALNKQLTSAKERAVEKEKKHTGIIQEYKQIIQRQEQDMNTLSETLGKVMHMVSNCQDCQQQIDAGNDNAKSDDGKNRGQTDAMRNANEHPLGPLDPLNAASQRIRELELELAQAKLAQVEAECKNQDLNHQLSNTLSELQTNRNSWQPWLSKTFNSLQEKVTTRGGHRDNGSGGPMPSFQSYMGQAPTTLSEASSPSGNQVT encoded by the exons ATGCGTTTCCCCTGCACCTTGTTCACGCCCAAAAGCGAGGAGACCCTCGACGATGCATCCAGCTCAAACAGAGTGGGTCATTCAGTGTTCTATGACTGCATAGACGCTAGCCCCGCCTGCGTGGAGGAAAAACAGGATGCCATGAAGCCGGAGAAGGGCGACACCACCGACGAGGAGG TTTCTGAAATCGATCAGGGCTGCACCATATTTTCCGGAGTCACCTACCTGGGCGCAGCCAACATTAATGCCCCAAAATCCGAGACGGAGGTTTATCGCATCATGGGCGAGCTAAATAGTGGCTCAAAGTCGGTGGGCCTGAAGATCACTGTGAGCATACCCAATTGCTCAGAAGGCCTGGTTGT CCTCCACGATGCCGAGAGCAATACTATTATTGCCACCTATGAGATATCCAGCATTATCTTGTACTATCGAGGACCAGTGGATACGGTGGAAAACGGATGCTTTGCATTCACTTGGCTTCACGGCGATGCATTGTTTCAGTGCCATGTGTTTCGGTGCCATATTCCCGAAGCGGTTAATCAAGTCAGCG CCTGCTTCCAGAAGGCATTCCAGACTTATCCGCCCAGCATGAGTTGCAGCCTTAATTCGGCCGTTGACATGGCCAACTCGGTAACCTCCGATGTAAGCGGAAATCCTTTAAACACGGCTGGGTATGAGTTCATAGTCTCCTTAGAGATCCGTGAGCGAGTGGCAAAGAACTCCTATGCCGCAGTGCCTCGCGATAGGGGATGCTTTAAGCTAAGGGCGAACACAGATAAGGAAGTGTGCATCACAGTCAAACAGACTCCGTCAAATGTTCTTCAACCATTGCATATCGAACGATGTTTCGGTGTTCTAGTGGCACCCGGAAAACTAGTAGTCCAAAAGGATATGCATTTGATCGACATGCACAGCATGGGTTACATTCAGCCCGGCGGAACAGGAGTAGCAACCGAATCGGACAGCAATGCCCAGCAGAGCTCCTCCTGGCCCTATACAATTCGAGCTGAGTGGAAAGCCCAGGAAAAGGCCTTTGAGCAGTTAAATCTTGAGTCGTCAAAGACCAATCTCACTGTGGCCGTAGACATTGTGATGCGACGTATACAGGAACCGGTTAGGTTCGTCATTGAGACCCCAGTGACCATTCAGTCGGCCAGCGAAATGCGTATTATGGACCATTTTATGTCAAAGCGACCCATGACGTTACGATTCTATTTGCATCTAAAGCGGACCGAAGAGTCCAACTGGAAAGTGAATAGCATTGATCCCTCTGAGGAAATAACGGAGCAGCCGGGCCACCAGCAAAGCTCTTCCCTGCTCAAGATGGGTATGAATAATCTATCGCGCATTGTGCGCAGTTCGTCCATTGCCTCGATTGAGGATGATTGTCCCTCGGACTACAGCAGCGATGGGGATGAGCCGCTGCTGAGTGGCACTGGTGAGGTATCTAAGGATTGCTCGCAGGACACGCTCGACGAATGGGATCCCATTCTGCGTGAGTGGGATTCCGAGAAGAGACCGAAAAATCTGGCACCTTTAGTACGCCTCGGCGTTCCAGAAGCACTGCGTGAAAAGATCTGGCAGAAGCTAGCCAACGTCGAGGGCAGAATGGAAATGAACGACAAGTACAAGATCTTAATCACCAAA GAAACCAAATGTGAGACCGTTATCCAGCGGGACATCCATCGCACTTTCCCGGCGCACAAATGCTTCAAAGAAATTGGCGGTTCTGGCCAAGATGCACTTTTTAAGGTGTCCAAAGCGTATGCCGTTCATGACAGCGAGGTTGGATATTGTCAGGGTCTAAGTTTCATAGCAGCTAGTCTGCTCCTTCAT ATGCCTGAGGAGGATGCGTTCTGTGTTCTGGTAGCGCTTATGTACGACTATGGGCTCCGTGATCTCTACAAAGCCGGATTCGAGGTCCTTTACCTTCGTCTCTACCAACTGGAGCGACTGATCAAGGATCAGCTGCCCAAGCTGCACGAACACTTCACGGCCTGCGGCATTGAGACGCACATGTACGCCTCCCAATGGTTCCTAACCTTATATACAGCGCGATTCCCATTGTGTTTTGTGTTCCACGTGCTGGATGTGTTTCTACTGGACGGACTACCTGTGCTCTTCCAGGTGGCCGTTACTCTCTTATCAATCTGTGAATCCGACTTGCGGCAACTCGATTTTGAGGGCATTCTAAAGTATTTCCGGGTAACGTTGCCGAAAAAGTGCCGCAGCTCCAGTCAGGCACGCAAGGTGATGAAGCAAGCCTGCGAACGTAAGATAAAAAAACTGAAGCAGTACGAGGAGGAGTTCCTGCTGAAGAAGCAGCACAAGGAGCGCCTGGAGAAGGAGGCACAGATTTACGAGAATCGTTTCGGCGAGGAGAGGCGCAAAATGCAGGCGGAAATCGACGCATTGAACAAACAACTGACTTCCGCCAAGGAGCGAGCTGTTGAGAAGGAGAAGAAGCACACAGGCATTATACAGGAATACAAGCAGATCATCCAGCGCCAAGAGCAGGACATGAACACACTAAGCGAGACTCTAGGAAAAGTGATG CACATGGTTTCCAATTGCCAGGATTGTCAGCAGCAGATCGACGCCGGCAATGACAACGCTAAGTCAGATGACGGCAAGAACAGGGGGCAAACCGATGCCATGCGGAATGCCAATGAGCATCCACTGGGTCCACTTGATCCGCTAAACGCTGCCTCGCAACGCATCCGCGAACTAGAGCTGGAGCTGGCCCAGGCCAAGCTAGCTCAAGTGGAAGCCGAGTGCAAGAACCAGGACCTGAACCATCAGCTCAGCAATACGCTCAGTGAGCTGCAAACCAACCGCAACAGCTGGCAGCCCTGGCTATCGAAGACCTTCAATTCGCTGCAGGAGAAGGTAACCACGCGAGGCGGCCATCGGGATAATGGTAGTGGCGGACCGATGCCCTCATTCCAATCCTACATGGGCCAGGCGCCAACTACCCTAAGCGAGGCCAGCTCCCCCAGCGGCAATCAGGTAACCTAG
- the GAPcenA gene encoding GTPase activating protein and centrosome-associated, isoform B produces the protein MDDNLSTKSSESSITTSGEYEIVTDSNVASPMEQVKQVVNQEGTQPEVGGKPPTSLSALALSSPEAGGDRSPTLDMAHNRNLSDMQHEMTDALKDLELERGVAASGEKSAQRLPSHQQKSLTLPLTGSGGGSVDPEMRFPCTLFTPKSEETLDDASSSNRVGHSVFYDCIDASPACVEEKQDAMKPEKGDTTDEEVSEIDQGCTIFSGVTYLGAANINAPKSETEVYRIMGELNSGSKSVGLKITVSIPNCSEGLVVLHDAESNTIIATYEISSIILYYRGPVDTVENGCFAFTWLHGDALFQCHVFRCHIPEAVNQVSACFQKAFQTYPPSMSCSLNSAVDMANSVTSDVSGNPLNTAGYEFIVSLEIRERVAKNSYAAVPRDRGCFKLRANTDKEVCITVKQTPSNVLQPLHIERCFGVLVAPGKLVVQKDMHLIDMHSMGYIQPGGTGVATESDSNAQQSSSWPYTIRAEWKAQEKAFEQLNLESSKTNLTVAVDIVMRRIQEPVRFVIETPVTIQSASEMRIMDHFMSKRPMTLRFYLHLKRTEESNWKVNSIDPSEEITEQPGHQQSSSLLKMGMNNLSRIVRSSSIASIEDDCPSDYSSDGDEPLLSGTGEVSKDCSQDTLDEWDPILREWDSEKRPKNLAPLVRLGVPEALREKIWQKLANVEGRMEMNDKYKILITKETKCETVIQRDIHRTFPAHKCFKEIGGSGQDALFKVSKAYAVHDSEVGYCQGLSFIAASLLLHMPEEDAFCVLVALMYDYGLRDLYKAGFEVLYLRLYQLERLIKDQLPKLHEHFTACGIETHMYASQWFLTLYTARFPLCFVFHVLDVFLLDGLPVLFQVAVTLLSICESDLRQLDFEGILKYFRVTLPKKCRSSSQARKVMKQACERKIKKLKQYEEEFLLKKQHKERLEKEAQIYENRFGEERRKMQAEIDALNKQLTSAKERAVEKEKKHTGIIQEYKQIIQRQEQDMNTLSETLGKVMHMVSNCQDCQQQIDAGNDNAKSDDGKNRGQTDAMRNANEHPLGPLDPLNAASQRIRELELELAQAKLAQVEAECKNQDLNHQLSNTLSELQTNRNSWQPWLSKTFNSLQEKVTTRGGHRDNGSGGPMPSFQSYMGQAPTTLSEASSPSGNQEYKTFAFASVGGSPKLPSKFQATKLRNSIDSLRNIVVPLDTGKTLAENLKQQLQQ, from the exons ATGGATGATAATCTGAGCACCAAGTCCTCGGAATCCTCGATAACAACCAGCGGGGAGTACGAAATAGTTACCGACAGCAATGTGGCCAGTCCCATGGAGCAGGTGAAGCAGGTTGTCAACCAGGAGGGAACTCAGCCTGAAGTGGGTGGCAAACCGCCCACTTCGCTGAGTGCTCTGGCTCTGTCCTCCCCCGAGGCTGGGGGAGATCGCTCGCCCACTCTGGACATGGCCCACAATCGCAACCTAAGCGACATGCAGCACGAGATGACGGACGCCCTCAAAGATCTGGAGTTGGAACGCGGCGTAG CTGCCAGTGGGGAGAAGTCAGCGCAACGTCTCCCGAGTCATCAGCAAAAGTCCCTGACCCTACCGCTCACGGGCTCCGGCGGGGGATCTGTCGATCCCGAGATGCGTTTCCCCTGCACCTTGTTCACGCCCAAAAGCGAGGAGACCCTCGACGATGCATCCAGCTCAAACAGAGTGGGTCATTCAGTGTTCTATGACTGCATAGACGCTAGCCCCGCCTGCGTGGAGGAAAAACAGGATGCCATGAAGCCGGAGAAGGGCGACACCACCGACGAGGAGG TTTCTGAAATCGATCAGGGCTGCACCATATTTTCCGGAGTCACCTACCTGGGCGCAGCCAACATTAATGCCCCAAAATCCGAGACGGAGGTTTATCGCATCATGGGCGAGCTAAATAGTGGCTCAAAGTCGGTGGGCCTGAAGATCACTGTGAGCATACCCAATTGCTCAGAAGGCCTGGTTGT CCTCCACGATGCCGAGAGCAATACTATTATTGCCACCTATGAGATATCCAGCATTATCTTGTACTATCGAGGACCAGTGGATACGGTGGAAAACGGATGCTTTGCATTCACTTGGCTTCACGGCGATGCATTGTTTCAGTGCCATGTGTTTCGGTGCCATATTCCCGAAGCGGTTAATCAAGTCAGCG CCTGCTTCCAGAAGGCATTCCAGACTTATCCGCCCAGCATGAGTTGCAGCCTTAATTCGGCCGTTGACATGGCCAACTCGGTAACCTCCGATGTAAGCGGAAATCCTTTAAACACGGCTGGGTATGAGTTCATAGTCTCCTTAGAGATCCGTGAGCGAGTGGCAAAGAACTCCTATGCCGCAGTGCCTCGCGATAGGGGATGCTTTAAGCTAAGGGCGAACACAGATAAGGAAGTGTGCATCACAGTCAAACAGACTCCGTCAAATGTTCTTCAACCATTGCATATCGAACGATGTTTCGGTGTTCTAGTGGCACCCGGAAAACTAGTAGTCCAAAAGGATATGCATTTGATCGACATGCACAGCATGGGTTACATTCAGCCCGGCGGAACAGGAGTAGCAACCGAATCGGACAGCAATGCCCAGCAGAGCTCCTCCTGGCCCTATACAATTCGAGCTGAGTGGAAAGCCCAGGAAAAGGCCTTTGAGCAGTTAAATCTTGAGTCGTCAAAGACCAATCTCACTGTGGCCGTAGACATTGTGATGCGACGTATACAGGAACCGGTTAGGTTCGTCATTGAGACCCCAGTGACCATTCAGTCGGCCAGCGAAATGCGTATTATGGACCATTTTATGTCAAAGCGACCCATGACGTTACGATTCTATTTGCATCTAAAGCGGACCGAAGAGTCCAACTGGAAAGTGAATAGCATTGATCCCTCTGAGGAAATAACGGAGCAGCCGGGCCACCAGCAAAGCTCTTCCCTGCTCAAGATGGGTATGAATAATCTATCGCGCATTGTGCGCAGTTCGTCCATTGCCTCGATTGAGGATGATTGTCCCTCGGACTACAGCAGCGATGGGGATGAGCCGCTGCTGAGTGGCACTGGTGAGGTATCTAAGGATTGCTCGCAGGACACGCTCGACGAATGGGATCCCATTCTGCGTGAGTGGGATTCCGAGAAGAGACCGAAAAATCTGGCACCTTTAGTACGCCTCGGCGTTCCAGAAGCACTGCGTGAAAAGATCTGGCAGAAGCTAGCCAACGTCGAGGGCAGAATGGAAATGAACGACAAGTACAAGATCTTAATCACCAAA GAAACCAAATGTGAGACCGTTATCCAGCGGGACATCCATCGCACTTTCCCGGCGCACAAATGCTTCAAAGAAATTGGCGGTTCTGGCCAAGATGCACTTTTTAAGGTGTCCAAAGCGTATGCCGTTCATGACAGCGAGGTTGGATATTGTCAGGGTCTAAGTTTCATAGCAGCTAGTCTGCTCCTTCAT ATGCCTGAGGAGGATGCGTTCTGTGTTCTGGTAGCGCTTATGTACGACTATGGGCTCCGTGATCTCTACAAAGCCGGATTCGAGGTCCTTTACCTTCGTCTCTACCAACTGGAGCGACTGATCAAGGATCAGCTGCCCAAGCTGCACGAACACTTCACGGCCTGCGGCATTGAGACGCACATGTACGCCTCCCAATGGTTCCTAACCTTATATACAGCGCGATTCCCATTGTGTTTTGTGTTCCACGTGCTGGATGTGTTTCTACTGGACGGACTACCTGTGCTCTTCCAGGTGGCCGTTACTCTCTTATCAATCTGTGAATCCGACTTGCGGCAACTCGATTTTGAGGGCATTCTAAAGTATTTCCGGGTAACGTTGCCGAAAAAGTGCCGCAGCTCCAGTCAGGCACGCAAGGTGATGAAGCAAGCCTGCGAACGTAAGATAAAAAAACTGAAGCAGTACGAGGAGGAGTTCCTGCTGAAGAAGCAGCACAAGGAGCGCCTGGAGAAGGAGGCACAGATTTACGAGAATCGTTTCGGCGAGGAGAGGCGCAAAATGCAGGCGGAAATCGACGCATTGAACAAACAACTGACTTCCGCCAAGGAGCGAGCTGTTGAGAAGGAGAAGAAGCACACAGGCATTATACAGGAATACAAGCAGATCATCCAGCGCCAAGAGCAGGACATGAACACACTAAGCGAGACTCTAGGAAAAGTGATG CACATGGTTTCCAATTGCCAGGATTGTCAGCAGCAGATCGACGCCGGCAATGACAACGCTAAGTCAGATGACGGCAAGAACAGGGGGCAAACCGATGCCATGCGGAATGCCAATGAGCATCCACTGGGTCCACTTGATCCGCTAAACGCTGCCTCGCAACGCATCCGCGAACTAGAGCTGGAGCTGGCCCAGGCCAAGCTAGCTCAAGTGGAAGCCGAGTGCAAGAACCAGGACCTGAACCATCAGCTCAGCAATACGCTCAGTGAGCTGCAAACCAACCGCAACAGCTGGCAGCCCTGGCTATCGAAGACCTTCAATTCGCTGCAGGAGAAGGTAACCACGCGAGGCGGCCATCGGGATAATGGTAGTGGCGGACCGATGCCCTCATTCCAATCCTACATGGGCCAGGCGCCAACTACCCTAAGCGAGGCCAGCTCCCCCAGCGGCAATCAG GAGTACAAGACCTTTGCATTTGCGTCGGTGGGAGGGTCACCGAAGTTGCCCAGCAAATTCCAGGCCACCAAGCTGCGCAACAGCATCGATAGTCTGCGCAATATAGTAGTGCCCCTGGACACTGGCAAAACGCTAGCCGAGAATCTCAagcaacagctgcagcagtAG